A single region of the Actinoplanes sp. SE50/110 genome encodes:
- a CDS encoding RNA polymerase sigma factor, which yields MQVSEPDDAAIILRSHRAPEEFAALFDRHAPHIHRYLARRLGDQVADDLVAETFLTAFRRRDTFWPGPHDARPWLYGIATNLVAQHRRDEARALRLRHAVAPDPDSFCHADQVAADVTAAALRDALTAALATLADGDRDVLLLIAQEELTYEQVAVALDIPVGTVRSRLHRARTALKAALGGHNPLTFVEEEVRHG from the coding sequence ATGCAAGTCAGCGAACCGGATGACGCCGCGATCATCCTCCGGTCCCATCGGGCTCCGGAGGAGTTCGCGGCGCTCTTCGATCGGCACGCGCCGCACATCCATCGCTATCTGGCCCGCCGGCTCGGCGATCAGGTGGCCGACGACCTGGTCGCCGAGACGTTCCTGACCGCGTTCCGGCGGCGTGACACCTTCTGGCCGGGTCCGCACGACGCCCGGCCGTGGCTCTACGGCATCGCCACCAATCTGGTCGCCCAGCATCGCCGCGACGAGGCCCGCGCGCTGCGCCTGCGGCACGCCGTCGCCCCCGACCCGGACAGCTTCTGCCATGCCGACCAGGTGGCCGCGGACGTCACCGCCGCCGCGCTGCGCGACGCGCTGACCGCGGCTCTGGCGACGCTCGCCGACGGCGACCGCGACGTGCTCCTGCTGATCGCTCAGGAGGAATTGACGTACGAGCAGGTCGCCGTTGCCCTGGACATCCCGGTGGGCACCGTGCGCTCCCGGTTGCACCGCGCGCGTACCGCATTGAAGGCCGCGCTCGGCGGCCACAATCCATTGACCTTCGTCGAGGAGGAGGTTCGCCATGGATGA